The region aaataaatggtttatGAAGTTACTAAAGCAGGTAATACATTACTGTTAATGGTTAACTGTCACAAATTAGGAGATTTCAAGTGAATTGAAGAAATAATGGAGTGTCATATATTCTAGACAGGAAATGTTATACCAATGCCGGTGCCAGCAAGCTACAATGACATCACACAAGATAAATCTATACGAGATTTTGTCGGTTGGGCCTGGTATGATAGACAATTCTACTCTTCATTTGAGCCCAATAATGAGAGAGTTGTGCTGCGTATTGGAAGTGCTCATTATAACACAATAGTGGTGAGGCTGTCGGAAAAGATGCTATAAATGAGATTTATTTTAACACACTATTCTTTTATGgaatgttttgattttagtgGTTGAATGGTGTTCCAATTACAAATCACTCTGGAGGACATTTaccatttgaaattgaagtgaaTGATCAACTCAACTTTAATAGTTTAAATCATTTGACATTAGCCATCAATAATACTCTGTCTCCGACAACTTTACCTCCAGGATCTATAGCATTCAAAACTGATACTAATCTGTAAGTTTTTAGGCTGAACTGAATATACTAATTCTATAATGGGCTGTCCATAAAAGACATCCACGCAAAATTCGAAGTTGAAGTAATCTTTTATAATGAACTAATGATTTGTCCTGGCTTACAGGaattaaaatggaaaaaagaAGGATGTCCCAGACCTAACAACCCCATACCTTGTCCACTTAAGTCCAAAGTTCACAAACCGCCCTCGACCTTTGATTTCTTTCATGGACAGCCCCTAACTGTACCTGATACTGACTGTATCTGTTTTCAGATATCCTCCTGGATACTTTGTCCAGAATCTACAAATGGATTTTTTCAACTATGCCGGAATACATCGTTCAGTGTTGCTCTATACGACGCCCGTTGCTTACATTTCCGACATCACAATTATAACTGATATTATTGGTTcaactggtaataataattcacTAATAATATTTCATCTCTGATCAGTTTAATTACTATTGTTAAACGAGTATCTATATAATTCCAGGTGTTGTAAACTTCACAGTATCCTACTCCAGATCTACACTACCGGTTTCATTTCATGTGGAAGTTGTAGATATGGATGGAAAAACTGTGGCTTCTACTAACACTTCGTATGGCATATTCAAAATTCCAAACGCTAAACTCTGGTGGCCTTACACTATGAGCATGGATGATTATGCATATTTGTATACATTGAAGGTAATTATTGTTTCTAAAAGCAATatctaaaaatatgaaatgaaaaaaaggtaTTACTAGAAATTCACATAAAACTGTATTTTTAGGTAGTTCTCAAGTCAGTTCAAAATACTGACATTTACAGACAATCATTTGGAATTCGAACTGTAAAAATGCAGGATCATCAGATTCATATAAACCACAAACCGTTTTACTGTTACGGATTTGGTAAACATGAAGACGCCGATGTAAGTGTCTCTTTTTTGGGTTCGATGAATGCAGACTTAATGACATTTTGTGATTATCCTAAGTAGTCtttcatcatttatttattaagaTCCGTGGAAAAGGTCTCGATTTACCGACTGTAGTGAAAGATTTCAATTTAATTAGATGGGTTGGTGCTAATTGTTTTCGCACGTCTCATTATCCTTATGCTGAAGAAATCATGGACATGGCTGATAAACTGGGAATTGTTGTTATTGATGAGTCTCCAGGCGTTGGAATAACCAAGTAGTGTCTAAGTTCCTCTAAGTTTCCATCATATTTTATTCTTTCTTTTTATCAAACATGAACATTGATAGTGCTTCGTAGGTTGACttgattttattaaaaatataagttTTCACTTGCACTAGtagcaaaatcaaattaaCCTAGAAAGTACTAACAGTCATTGAGCACCAGGTTAACCTCTACTATCTCATCTTATCTAATCTGCAGAAAAAGTAACATGGGTCCTATTTCACTGGCGCATCATAAATCTGTAATGAAAGAACTCATTCACCGTGATAAAAATCGTCCGTCCGTGATCATGTGGTCCGTCGCTAATGAACCTGCATCAAATTTACCAGAAGctgatttttatttcaagtaCGTAAGATTTCGATTGATGAAGAGAAACTAGAATGTACAATCGCTGGTATTGagtataaatgttattattttgtttctaGATCAGTGATTGATTACACAAGAACATTAGACTCAACTCGTCCGGTTACATTTGTTATTGGAGGTCTTACAAATGTTCTCACCGAAAAAGCTGTAAGACACCTCAAATCTTTTTGTACGAGGAAAACGAAAATTGAAAGAAAGGCTATGAAAGTTTTTAGTGTAATGTTTCACCTATTACTGAAAATGAGGGAACAATGTCAATGAGTTTTACAACTTTTTTTGGTAATTGATGAATCAATCAATTTTGAGAATGGCTTGTTGCAAATCAGTTCAAAATAACACTCTTAATCATAGTTTTTCTTCTGATTAAGgattttctgaaaatagaCAGTCACTTGTCTATGGAATTTATTGATGTGTgaatttttaatgtatttctcAGGCCCAGTATGTCGATGTAGTAtgtatcaattattattttggaTGGTACAGTGATGTTGGTCATACAGAGGTCATACAACGTCACCTCAATTATCTACTGACTCAGTGGTTTGATAGATTCAAAAAACCGATCATTATCACGGAATATGGAGCGGATACAATTGTTGGTTTACATGCTGTGAGTATCAGAAAGTTTTCACAGATAACTCTGCTGAAGTTGGATCAGACCAACTCACGAGTTT is a window of Tubulanus polymorphus chromosome 2, tnTubPoly1.2, whole genome shotgun sequence DNA encoding:
- the LOC141898511 gene encoding beta-glucuronidase-like, which translates into the protein MVPKLVVILSHLLLFNGKIRECHTLDVIQSESRKVQELNGIWDFRVDNSSSRNEGFKNKWFMKLLKQTGNVIPMPVPASYNDITQDKSIRDFVGWAWYDRQFYSSFEPNNERVVLRIGSAHYNTIVWLNGVPITNHSGGHLPFEIEVNDQLNFNSLNHLTLAINNTLSPTTLPPGSIAFKTDTNLYPPGYFVQNLQMDFFNYAGIHRSVLLYTTPVAYISDITIITDIIGSTGVVNFTVSYSRSTLPVSFHVEVVDMDGKTVASTNTSYGIFKIPNAKLWWPYTMSMDDYAYLYTLKVVLKSVQNTDIYRQSFGIRTVKMQDHQIHINHKPFYCYGFGKHEDADIRGKGLDLPTVVKDFNLIRWVGANCFRTSHYPYAEEIMDMADKLGIVVIDESPGVGITKKSNMGPISLAHHKSVMKELIHRDKNRPSVIMWSVANEPASNLPEADFYFKSVIDYTRTLDSTRPVTFVIGGLTNVLTEKAAQYVDVVCINYYFGWYSDVGHTEVIQRHLNYLLTQWFDRFKKPIIITEYGADTIVGLHANPAYIFSEEYQVEFIKQYHKSFDKLRNEFLVGEMIWNFADFMTAQSIKRVGGNKKGIFTRQRQPKTAAFIIRDRYNHLTSQLQHFHNYSATNTHGYE